The following are encoded in a window of Danio aesculapii chromosome 12, fDanAes4.1, whole genome shotgun sequence genomic DNA:
- the muc13b gene encoding mucin-13b isoform X5 has protein sequence MKKALKTFLIFCLMAATTAQDSSSSTGPATTTDTATTTQADPISSTPPSTIVTESTTTQGPISSTPPSTIVTESTTTQGPISSTPPSTIVTESTTTQGSSSTASANPTTAAGTTNSTTQEGTTSTAPPTTTTTPATTTQGPCASSPCIGGSTCENRFGGSFACICRLGQFYDEILGCIRRKVFPGRLMLTEDFKQEMADTTSKEFKDKAHEIEVDLKAALNGEEGYLNSIVLKLSPGSIVAEVQNIFESSSATSSEDIKEKIQASSIGSFESITLCSAGACDINTTKCGEQLEGVATCTCLDGYIRSAFTEDSCIACPSGKKAVDGKCEDCPFGFAGFNCDDSNLLIVVVVSAVLGSLLIIFMVSLIVVSCRNQKGSSSPEVDFSSSYGTKDLHKPTGVLRIPRANPESNWKSNNLEMTNSDSNQSLVTRDRPESKGRYHEYEEAPSYRTQVPPAYSGYSGARGMDNGGVQNPYFRQDDDRMHRY, from the exons atgaaaaaAGCGCTAAAGACCTTTCTGATCTTCTGCTTGATGGCTGCAACGACTGCACAAGATTCAA GCTCAAGCACAGGTCCTGCCACCACCACTGATACAGCCACTACAACACAAG CAGACCCAATAAGCTCGACTCCTCCTTCCACCATTGTCACTGAATCCACTACAACACAAG GCCCAATTAGCTCGACTCCTCCTTCCACCATTGTCACTGAATCCACTACAACACAAG GCCCAATTAGCTCGACTCCTCCTTCCACCATTGTCACTGAATCCACTACAACACAAG GCTCATCAAGCACGGCTTCTGCCAACCCCACCACTGCAGCCG GCACAACAAACTCTACGACACAAG AAGGCACAACAAGCACAGCTCCTCCCACCACCACGACCACTCCAGCCACTACGACACAAG GTCCATGTGCGTCTAGTCCTTGTATTGGAGGCAGTACCTGTGAAAATCGCTTTGGAGGATCGTTTGCTTGCATCTGTCGGCTTGGGCAATTTTATGATGAAATACTTGGCTGCATTCGAA GAAAGGTCTTCCCTGGTCGTTTAATGTTAACAGAGGATTTTAAACAAGAAATGGCTGACACAACATCTAAAGAGTTTAAAGACAAAGCTCATGAAATTGAAGTTGAT CTCAAAGCGGCTCTTAATGGTGAAGAAGGTTATCTTAATTCTATTGTTTTAAAACTAAG TCCTGGCAGTATAGTTGCAGAAGTGCAGAACATCTTTGAGTCATCATCCGCCACCTCATCAGAAGACATTAAAGAAAAGATTCAAGCTTCATCAATTGGCAGTtttgaaa GCATCACCTTGTGTAGTGCTGGTGCGTGTGACATTAACACCACAAAGTGTGGTGAACAGCTAGAGGGTGTTGCAACATGCACTTGCCTAGATGGCTACATCAGGTCTGCATTCACAGAAGATTCCTGCATTG CTTGTCCAAGTGGGAAAAAAGCAGTGGATGGCAAATGTGAAGA ttgtcCATTTGGCTTTGCTGGATTTAACTGCGATGATT CGAATCTTTTGATTGTGGTTGTGGTGTCTGCTGTGTTGGGTTCATTGCTGATTATCTTCATGGTGTCCCTGATAGTTGTAAGCTGCAG GAATCAAAAGGGAAGTTCCTCACCAGAGGTAGACTTTAGCTCAAGCTACGGCACTAAGGATTTGCATAAACCTACAGGAGTTCTCAGGATCCCTCGGGCTAACCCTGAGTCCAACTGGAAGTCTAACAATCTGGAGATGACCAATAGTGACAGTAATCAGAGCCTGGTGACCAGAGATCGCCCAGAAAGCAAAGGG cGCTACCATGAGTACGAAGAGGCACCGAGTTACAGGACTCAAGTTCCCCCAGCATATTCTGGTTACTCTGGTGCAAGAGGAATGGATAACGGCGGTGTCCAAAACCCATACTTCCGGCAAGATGATGACAGAATGCacagatattaa
- the muc13b gene encoding mucin-13b isoform X3, whose translation MKKALKTFLIFCLMAATTAQDSSSSTGPATTTDTATTTQADPISSTPPSTIVTESTTTQGPISSTPPSTIVTESTTTQGPISSTPPSTIVTESTTTQGSSSTASANPTTAAAGTTNSTTQEGTTSTAPPTTTTTPATTTQGPCASSPCIGGSTCENRFGGSFACICRLGQFYDEILGCIRRKVFPGRLMLTEDFKQEMADTTSKEFKDKAHEIEVDLKAALNGEEGYLNSIVLKLSPGSIVAEVQNIFESSSATSSEDIKEKIQASSIGSFESITLCSAGACDINTTKCGEQLEGVATCTCLDGYIRSAFTEDSCIACPSGKKAVDGKCEDCPFGFAGFNCDDSNLLIVVVVSAVLGSLLIIFMVSLIVVSCRNQKGSSSPEVDFSSSYGTKDLHKPTGVLRIPRANPESNWKSNNLEMTNSDSNQSLVTRDRPESKGRYHEYEEAPSYRTQVPPAYSGYSGARGMDNGGVQNPYFRQDDDRMHRY comes from the exons atgaaaaaAGCGCTAAAGACCTTTCTGATCTTCTGCTTGATGGCTGCAACGACTGCACAAGATTCAA GCTCAAGCACAGGTCCTGCCACCACCACTGATACAGCCACTACAACACAAG CAGACCCAATAAGCTCGACTCCTCCTTCCACCATTGTCACTGAATCCACTACAACACAAG GCCCAATTAGCTCGACTCCTCCTTCCACCATTGTCACTGAATCCACTACAACACAAG GCCCAATTAGCTCGACTCCTCCTTCCACCATTGTCACTGAATCCACTACAACACAAG GCTCATCAAGCACGGCTTCTGCCAACCCCACCACTGCAGCCG CAGGCACAACAAACTCTACGACACAAG AAGGCACAACAAGCACAGCTCCTCCCACCACCACGACCACTCCAGCCACTACGACACAAG GTCCATGTGCGTCTAGTCCTTGTATTGGAGGCAGTACCTGTGAAAATCGCTTTGGAGGATCGTTTGCTTGCATCTGTCGGCTTGGGCAATTTTATGATGAAATACTTGGCTGCATTCGAA GAAAGGTCTTCCCTGGTCGTTTAATGTTAACAGAGGATTTTAAACAAGAAATGGCTGACACAACATCTAAAGAGTTTAAAGACAAAGCTCATGAAATTGAAGTTGAT CTCAAAGCGGCTCTTAATGGTGAAGAAGGTTATCTTAATTCTATTGTTTTAAAACTAAG TCCTGGCAGTATAGTTGCAGAAGTGCAGAACATCTTTGAGTCATCATCCGCCACCTCATCAGAAGACATTAAAGAAAAGATTCAAGCTTCATCAATTGGCAGTtttgaaa GCATCACCTTGTGTAGTGCTGGTGCGTGTGACATTAACACCACAAAGTGTGGTGAACAGCTAGAGGGTGTTGCAACATGCACTTGCCTAGATGGCTACATCAGGTCTGCATTCACAGAAGATTCCTGCATTG CTTGTCCAAGTGGGAAAAAAGCAGTGGATGGCAAATGTGAAGA ttgtcCATTTGGCTTTGCTGGATTTAACTGCGATGATT CGAATCTTTTGATTGTGGTTGTGGTGTCTGCTGTGTTGGGTTCATTGCTGATTATCTTCATGGTGTCCCTGATAGTTGTAAGCTGCAG GAATCAAAAGGGAAGTTCCTCACCAGAGGTAGACTTTAGCTCAAGCTACGGCACTAAGGATTTGCATAAACCTACAGGAGTTCTCAGGATCCCTCGGGCTAACCCTGAGTCCAACTGGAAGTCTAACAATCTGGAGATGACCAATAGTGACAGTAATCAGAGCCTGGTGACCAGAGATCGCCCAGAAAGCAAAGGG cGCTACCATGAGTACGAAGAGGCACCGAGTTACAGGACTCAAGTTCCCCCAGCATATTCTGGTTACTCTGGTGCAAGAGGAATGGATAACGGCGGTGTCCAAAACCCATACTTCCGGCAAGATGATGACAGAATGCacagatattaa
- the muc13b gene encoding mucin-13b isoform X2, translating to MKKALKTFLIFCLMAATTAQDSSSSTGPATTTDTATTTQDPISSTPPSTIVTESTTTQGPISSTPPSTIVTESTTTQGPISSTPPSTIVTESTTTQAGSSSTASANPTTAAAGTTNSTTQEGTTSTAPPTTTTTPATTTQGPCASSPCIGGSTCENRFGGSFACICRLGQFYDEILGCIRRKVFPGRLMLTEDFKQEMADTTSKEFKDKAHEIEVDLKAALNGEEGYLNSIVLKLSPGSIVAEVQNIFESSSATSSEDIKEKIQASSIGSFESITLCSAGACDINTTKCGEQLEGVATCTCLDGYIRSAFTEDSCIACPSGKKAVDGKCEDCPFGFAGFNCDDSNLLIVVVVSAVLGSLLIIFMVSLIVVSCRNQKGSSSPEVDFSSSYGTKDLHKPTGVLRIPRANPESNWKSNNLEMTNSDSNQSLVTRDRPESKGRYHEYEEAPSYRTQVPPAYSGYSGARGMDNGGVQNPYFRQDDDRMHRY from the exons atgaaaaaAGCGCTAAAGACCTTTCTGATCTTCTGCTTGATGGCTGCAACGACTGCACAAGATTCAA GCTCAAGCACAGGTCCTGCCACCACCACTGATACAGCCACTACAACACAAG ACCCAATAAGCTCGACTCCTCCTTCCACCATTGTCACTGAATCCACTACAACACAAG GCCCAATTAGCTCGACTCCTCCTTCCACCATTGTCACTGAATCCACTACAACACAAG GCCCAATTAGCTCGACTCCTCCTTCCACCATTGTCACTGAATCCACTACAACACAAG cagGCTCATCAAGCACGGCTTCTGCCAACCCCACCACTGCAGCCG CAGGCACAACAAACTCTACGACACAAG AAGGCACAACAAGCACAGCTCCTCCCACCACCACGACCACTCCAGCCACTACGACACAAG GTCCATGTGCGTCTAGTCCTTGTATTGGAGGCAGTACCTGTGAAAATCGCTTTGGAGGATCGTTTGCTTGCATCTGTCGGCTTGGGCAATTTTATGATGAAATACTTGGCTGCATTCGAA GAAAGGTCTTCCCTGGTCGTTTAATGTTAACAGAGGATTTTAAACAAGAAATGGCTGACACAACATCTAAAGAGTTTAAAGACAAAGCTCATGAAATTGAAGTTGAT CTCAAAGCGGCTCTTAATGGTGAAGAAGGTTATCTTAATTCTATTGTTTTAAAACTAAG TCCTGGCAGTATAGTTGCAGAAGTGCAGAACATCTTTGAGTCATCATCCGCCACCTCATCAGAAGACATTAAAGAAAAGATTCAAGCTTCATCAATTGGCAGTtttgaaa GCATCACCTTGTGTAGTGCTGGTGCGTGTGACATTAACACCACAAAGTGTGGTGAACAGCTAGAGGGTGTTGCAACATGCACTTGCCTAGATGGCTACATCAGGTCTGCATTCACAGAAGATTCCTGCATTG CTTGTCCAAGTGGGAAAAAAGCAGTGGATGGCAAATGTGAAGA ttgtcCATTTGGCTTTGCTGGATTTAACTGCGATGATT CGAATCTTTTGATTGTGGTTGTGGTGTCTGCTGTGTTGGGTTCATTGCTGATTATCTTCATGGTGTCCCTGATAGTTGTAAGCTGCAG GAATCAAAAGGGAAGTTCCTCACCAGAGGTAGACTTTAGCTCAAGCTACGGCACTAAGGATTTGCATAAACCTACAGGAGTTCTCAGGATCCCTCGGGCTAACCCTGAGTCCAACTGGAAGTCTAACAATCTGGAGATGACCAATAGTGACAGTAATCAGAGCCTGGTGACCAGAGATCGCCCAGAAAGCAAAGGG cGCTACCATGAGTACGAAGAGGCACCGAGTTACAGGACTCAAGTTCCCCCAGCATATTCTGGTTACTCTGGTGCAAGAGGAATGGATAACGGCGGTGTCCAAAACCCATACTTCCGGCAAGATGATGACAGAATGCacagatattaa
- the muc13b gene encoding mucin-13b isoform X4 — MKKALKTFLIFCLMAATTAQDSSSSTGPATTTDTATTTQADPISSTPPSTIVTESTTTQGPISSTPPSTIVTESTTTQGPISSTPPSTIVTESTTTQAGSSSTASANPTTAAGTTNSTTQEGTTSTAPPTTTTTPATTTQGPCASSPCIGGSTCENRFGGSFACICRLGQFYDEILGCIRRKVFPGRLMLTEDFKQEMADTTSKEFKDKAHEIEVDLKAALNGEEGYLNSIVLKLSPGSIVAEVQNIFESSSATSSEDIKEKIQASSIGSFESITLCSAGACDINTTKCGEQLEGVATCTCLDGYIRSAFTEDSCIACPSGKKAVDGKCEDCPFGFAGFNCDDSNLLIVVVVSAVLGSLLIIFMVSLIVVSCRNQKGSSSPEVDFSSSYGTKDLHKPTGVLRIPRANPESNWKSNNLEMTNSDSNQSLVTRDRPESKGRYHEYEEAPSYRTQVPPAYSGYSGARGMDNGGVQNPYFRQDDDRMHRY; from the exons atgaaaaaAGCGCTAAAGACCTTTCTGATCTTCTGCTTGATGGCTGCAACGACTGCACAAGATTCAA GCTCAAGCACAGGTCCTGCCACCACCACTGATACAGCCACTACAACACAAG CAGACCCAATAAGCTCGACTCCTCCTTCCACCATTGTCACTGAATCCACTACAACACAAG GCCCAATTAGCTCGACTCCTCCTTCCACCATTGTCACTGAATCCACTACAACACAAG GCCCAATTAGCTCGACTCCTCCTTCCACCATTGTCACTGAATCCACTACAACACAAG cagGCTCATCAAGCACGGCTTCTGCCAACCCCACCACTGCAGCCG GCACAACAAACTCTACGACACAAG AAGGCACAACAAGCACAGCTCCTCCCACCACCACGACCACTCCAGCCACTACGACACAAG GTCCATGTGCGTCTAGTCCTTGTATTGGAGGCAGTACCTGTGAAAATCGCTTTGGAGGATCGTTTGCTTGCATCTGTCGGCTTGGGCAATTTTATGATGAAATACTTGGCTGCATTCGAA GAAAGGTCTTCCCTGGTCGTTTAATGTTAACAGAGGATTTTAAACAAGAAATGGCTGACACAACATCTAAAGAGTTTAAAGACAAAGCTCATGAAATTGAAGTTGAT CTCAAAGCGGCTCTTAATGGTGAAGAAGGTTATCTTAATTCTATTGTTTTAAAACTAAG TCCTGGCAGTATAGTTGCAGAAGTGCAGAACATCTTTGAGTCATCATCCGCCACCTCATCAGAAGACATTAAAGAAAAGATTCAAGCTTCATCAATTGGCAGTtttgaaa GCATCACCTTGTGTAGTGCTGGTGCGTGTGACATTAACACCACAAAGTGTGGTGAACAGCTAGAGGGTGTTGCAACATGCACTTGCCTAGATGGCTACATCAGGTCTGCATTCACAGAAGATTCCTGCATTG CTTGTCCAAGTGGGAAAAAAGCAGTGGATGGCAAATGTGAAGA ttgtcCATTTGGCTTTGCTGGATTTAACTGCGATGATT CGAATCTTTTGATTGTGGTTGTGGTGTCTGCTGTGTTGGGTTCATTGCTGATTATCTTCATGGTGTCCCTGATAGTTGTAAGCTGCAG GAATCAAAAGGGAAGTTCCTCACCAGAGGTAGACTTTAGCTCAAGCTACGGCACTAAGGATTTGCATAAACCTACAGGAGTTCTCAGGATCCCTCGGGCTAACCCTGAGTCCAACTGGAAGTCTAACAATCTGGAGATGACCAATAGTGACAGTAATCAGAGCCTGGTGACCAGAGATCGCCCAGAAAGCAAAGGG cGCTACCATGAGTACGAAGAGGCACCGAGTTACAGGACTCAAGTTCCCCCAGCATATTCTGGTTACTCTGGTGCAAGAGGAATGGATAACGGCGGTGTCCAAAACCCATACTTCCGGCAAGATGATGACAGAATGCacagatattaa
- the muc13b gene encoding mucin-13b isoform X1 has product MKKALKTFLIFCLMAATTAQDSSSSTGPATTTDTATTTQADPISSTPPSTIVTESTTTQGPISSTPPSTIVTESTTTQGPISSTPPSTIVTESTTTQAGSSSTASANPTTAAAGTTNSTTQEGTTSTAPPTTTTTPATTTQGPCASSPCIGGSTCENRFGGSFACICRLGQFYDEILGCIRRKVFPGRLMLTEDFKQEMADTTSKEFKDKAHEIEVDLKAALNGEEGYLNSIVLKLSPGSIVAEVQNIFESSSATSSEDIKEKIQASSIGSFESITLCSAGACDINTTKCGEQLEGVATCTCLDGYIRSAFTEDSCIACPSGKKAVDGKCEDCPFGFAGFNCDDSNLLIVVVVSAVLGSLLIIFMVSLIVVSCRNQKGSSSPEVDFSSSYGTKDLHKPTGVLRIPRANPESNWKSNNLEMTNSDSNQSLVTRDRPESKGRYHEYEEAPSYRTQVPPAYSGYSGARGMDNGGVQNPYFRQDDDRMHRY; this is encoded by the exons atgaaaaaAGCGCTAAAGACCTTTCTGATCTTCTGCTTGATGGCTGCAACGACTGCACAAGATTCAA GCTCAAGCACAGGTCCTGCCACCACCACTGATACAGCCACTACAACACAAG CAGACCCAATAAGCTCGACTCCTCCTTCCACCATTGTCACTGAATCCACTACAACACAAG GCCCAATTAGCTCGACTCCTCCTTCCACCATTGTCACTGAATCCACTACAACACAAG GCCCAATTAGCTCGACTCCTCCTTCCACCATTGTCACTGAATCCACTACAACACAAG cagGCTCATCAAGCACGGCTTCTGCCAACCCCACCACTGCAGCCG CAGGCACAACAAACTCTACGACACAAG AAGGCACAACAAGCACAGCTCCTCCCACCACCACGACCACTCCAGCCACTACGACACAAG GTCCATGTGCGTCTAGTCCTTGTATTGGAGGCAGTACCTGTGAAAATCGCTTTGGAGGATCGTTTGCTTGCATCTGTCGGCTTGGGCAATTTTATGATGAAATACTTGGCTGCATTCGAA GAAAGGTCTTCCCTGGTCGTTTAATGTTAACAGAGGATTTTAAACAAGAAATGGCTGACACAACATCTAAAGAGTTTAAAGACAAAGCTCATGAAATTGAAGTTGAT CTCAAAGCGGCTCTTAATGGTGAAGAAGGTTATCTTAATTCTATTGTTTTAAAACTAAG TCCTGGCAGTATAGTTGCAGAAGTGCAGAACATCTTTGAGTCATCATCCGCCACCTCATCAGAAGACATTAAAGAAAAGATTCAAGCTTCATCAATTGGCAGTtttgaaa GCATCACCTTGTGTAGTGCTGGTGCGTGTGACATTAACACCACAAAGTGTGGTGAACAGCTAGAGGGTGTTGCAACATGCACTTGCCTAGATGGCTACATCAGGTCTGCATTCACAGAAGATTCCTGCATTG CTTGTCCAAGTGGGAAAAAAGCAGTGGATGGCAAATGTGAAGA ttgtcCATTTGGCTTTGCTGGATTTAACTGCGATGATT CGAATCTTTTGATTGTGGTTGTGGTGTCTGCTGTGTTGGGTTCATTGCTGATTATCTTCATGGTGTCCCTGATAGTTGTAAGCTGCAG GAATCAAAAGGGAAGTTCCTCACCAGAGGTAGACTTTAGCTCAAGCTACGGCACTAAGGATTTGCATAAACCTACAGGAGTTCTCAGGATCCCTCGGGCTAACCCTGAGTCCAACTGGAAGTCTAACAATCTGGAGATGACCAATAGTGACAGTAATCAGAGCCTGGTGACCAGAGATCGCCCAGAAAGCAAAGGG cGCTACCATGAGTACGAAGAGGCACCGAGTTACAGGACTCAAGTTCCCCCAGCATATTCTGGTTACTCTGGTGCAAGAGGAATGGATAACGGCGGTGTCCAAAACCCATACTTCCGGCAAGATGATGACAGAATGCacagatattaa